The Thermodesulfovibrionales bacterium genomic sequence GATGGTTCTTCAGGGATTTGTGCGGGATAGAATGCCCTCTCTCTTGGGGAGAGGGTGTCTGAAAGGTCTCAAATCCAGGCGTTGCAACACCCTTCCCTTAATCCCCTCCCCTTGGGAGGGGGACAATAGGAGAGGCTCGCCGTCCTCATGGGAGGGCAAGTGAAAGATTTCACAGGATTCCCGGAAGAGCCAGTTTTTTAGACAGGCCCCACTTGCCATGTTATTTCTTCCTTATTGGCCGGTCGCCCGGGAAATGGCAGAGGATCAACGTTACGATCGGTATTCAAGTGGATGTCGAAACCCCTGGGTACCGCTCCGTCATGCGGGGGAAAGGCCGTCATCGAGCTTCCCGTGCTTTAAGAGTCCTTGATTCCTTTGGGATGCCTATGGTATGTTCATAGTATGAACATGAAGGCCGGCCGGGAGGATGGGGAGCCTCTGAAGTCCCTGCAGTTGCTCGATGAGCTTGCGAACAATGGCTCGATGACCCAGAGGGACCTCAGCAAGCGGCTCGGGATAGCACTCGGACTCGTCAATTCCTACATCAAGAACCTCGTCGCAAAGGGTTACGTTACCGTCAGGATGATACCTCCGAAAAGATACACCTATTACCTCACTCCAAAGGGGTTTAAGGAAAAGACCCGTCTTGCCTATGACCTCATGCAGGACTACACGAGGATCTACCGGGAGACGAGGACCAACCTGAAAGAACTGTTCGGAGAGATGCAGGGCAGCGGCGCCCGGGAAGTGG encodes the following:
- a CDS encoding winged helix-turn-helix transcriptional regulator — protein: MNMKAGREDGEPLKSLQLLDELANNGSMTQRDLSKRLGIALGLVNSYIKNLVAKGYVTVRMIPPKRYTYYLTPKGFKEKTRLAYDLMQDYTRIYRETRTNLKELFGEMQGSGAREVVFAGADEIAEIAYLTLQETKLKLQGVVGEELSGASFFGREIKPMDAVGGMEYDFVLVASYLRRNEIFQGLLRNGVKREEIKVIFPL